A genomic window from Punica granatum isolate Tunisia-2019 chromosome 2, ASM765513v2, whole genome shotgun sequence includes:
- the LOC116193900 gene encoding LOB domain-containing protein 7-like, whose product MGKRMVKGRACGLCHHQRKRCPQDCPFRPYFPVDQPELYRNAIRLFGVANLKKLMAKVQPEQYEDTMTSIIYEVNRHAEDSVYGCYGALIKLQQQVARAEQELKAINSWIASFRRLSEQPDDHDHRCHPLSLPSNFWVEYTHGHDTVIQSDAAASLEIMKSSMVNQQSRNQDRESSVVNEQPHRCNLEASMVNERTHRSNLDPVIDEWPRYTERNLGNQNPLIQSDQRYAVAQQLPRALEKEIANHEDEPSRPLMETTHSDINGN is encoded by the coding sequence ATGGGTAAAAGAATGGTAAAAGGCCGAGCCTGTGGTCTTTGCCACCACCAGAGAAAAAGGTGCCCACAGGACTGCCCGTTCCGGCCGTACTTCCCAGTCGACCAACCTGAATTGTACCGAAACGCAATCCGACTGTTTGGCGTGGCCAATTTGAAGAAGCTAATGGCGAAGGTCCAACCCGAGCAGTACGAGGACACCATGACCTCCATTATATATGAGGTGAACAGGCATGCTGAGGACTCGGTTTACGGGTGCTATGGGGCTTTAATAAAACTCCAGCAGCAGGTGGCCAGGGCTGAGCAAGAGCTGAAGGCGATCAACTCCTGGATCGCTTCCTTTAGGAGATTGTCTGAGCAGCCGGATGATCATGATCATCGATGTCACCCTCTATCCTTGCCTTCGAATTTTTGGGTGGAGTACACTCATGGTCATGACACTGTGATTCAATCAGATGCCGCAGCATCTCTGGAGATCATGAAATCATCGATGGTGAATCAACAGTCACGCAATCAAGATCGAGAATCTTCAGTGGTCAATGAACAGCCGCACCGATGCAATCTTGAGGCTTCGATGGTCAATGAACGGACCCACCGTTCCAATCTTGATCCAGTGATCGATGAATGGCCACGATACACCGAAAGAAATCTTGGCAATCAAAATCCTCTCATCCAGAGTGACCAAAGGTACGCCGTAGCCCAACAACTTCCAAGAGCGTTAGAGAAAGAAATTGCGAACCATGAAGATGAACCATCGCGTCCATTAATGGAAACTACGCACTCTGATATTAATGGAAACTAA